In the Symphalangus syndactylus isolate Jambi chromosome 17, NHGRI_mSymSyn1-v2.1_pri, whole genome shotgun sequence genome, TGTGGATTTGGGGGGCCCTGGGGCAGGACATGGAGGGAGCTGTGTGGATTCAGGGGGGTTCCGGGGCAGGACATGGAGGGAGGGAGCCGTGTGGATTTGGGGGGTCCTGAGGCAGGAAATGGAGCCGTGTGGATCTGAGGGGCCCTGGGGCAGGACATGGAGGGAGCTGTGTGGATTTGGGGGGTCCTGGGGCAGGACATGGAGGGAGCCGTGTGGATTCTGGAGGCCTGGGGCAGGACATGGAGGGTGCCGTGTGGATTTGGGGGGCCCTGGGGCAGGACATGGAGCCGTGTGGATTCGGGGGGCCCCAGGGCAGGACATGGAGGGAGGGAGCGGTGTGGATTCTGGAGGCCTGGGGCAGGACATGGAGGGAGCCGTGTGGATTTGGGGGGTCCTGAGGCAGGAAATGGAGCCGTGTGGATCTGGGGGGCCCTGGGGCAGGACATGGAGGGAGGGAGCCGTGTGGATTCTGGAGGCCTGGGGCAGGACATGGAGGGTGCCGTGTGGATTTGGGGGGCCCTGGGGCAGGACATGGAGGGAGCCGTGTGGATTCGGGGGGCCCCAGGGCAGGACATGGAGGGAGGGAGCGGTGTGGATTCTGGAGGCCTGGGGCAGGACATGGAGGGAGCCGTGTGGATTTGGGGGGTCCTGAGGCAGGAAATGGAGCCGTGTGGATCTGGGGGGCCCTGGGGCAGGACATGGAGGGAGCTGTGTGGATTTGGGGGGGTCCTGGGGCAGGACATGGAGGGAGGGAGCCGTGTGGATTCTGGAGGCCTGGGGCAGGACATGGAGGGTGCCGTGTGGATTTGGGGGGCCCTGGGGCAGGACATGGAGGGAGCCGTGTGGATTCGGGGGGCCCCAGGGCAGGACATGGAGGGAGGGAGCGGTGTGGATTCTGGAGGCCTGGGGCAGGACATGGAGGGAGCCGTGTGGATTTGGGGGGTCCTGAGGCAGGAAATGGAGCCGTGTGGATCCGGGGGGCCCTGAGGCAGGACATGGAGGGAGCTGTGTGGATTTGGGGGGTCCTGGGGCAGGACATGGAAGGAGGGAGCCGTGTGGATTCTGGAGGCCTGGGGCAGGACATGGAGGGTGCCGTGTGGATTTGGGGGGCCCTGGGGCAGGACATGGAGGGAGCTGTGTGGATTCGGGGGGGTTGCAGGGCAGGACATGGAGGGAGCCGTGTGGATTTGGGGGGGTCCTGAGGCAGGACATGGAGCCGTGTGGATTCGAGGGGTCCCGGGGCAGGACATGGAGGGAGCCGTGTGGATTTGGGGGGTCCTGAGGCAGGAAATGGAGCCGTGTGGATTTGGGGGGCCCTGGGGCAGGACATGGAGGGAGCTGTGTGGATTCGGGGGGGTTGCAGGGCAGGACATGGAGGGAGCCGTGTGGATTTGGGGGGTCCTGAGGCAGGACATGGAGCCGTGTGGATTCGAGGGGTCCCGGGGCAGGACATGGAGGGAGCCGTGTGGATTTGGGGGGTCCCAGGGCAGGACATGGAACCGTGTGCATTCGGGGGGGCCCCGGGGCAGGACATGGAGGGAGAGAGCCGCGTGGATTCTGGGGGTCCTGGGGCAGGACAGGGAGGGAGCCGTGTGGATTCGGGGGGCCCTGGGGCAGGACAGGGAGGGAGCCGTGTGGATTCGGGGGGCCCTGGGgcaggacagggagggagggagccgtGTGGATTCGGGGGGCCCTGGGgcaggacagggagggagggagccgtGTGGATTCGGGGGGGCCCTGGGgcaggacagggagggagggagccgtGTGGATTCGGGGGGGTCCTGGGgcaggacagggagggagggagccatgTGGATTTGGGGGTCCCGGGGCAGGACACAGAGGAAGGAGCCCTCTGTGTTTGGGGACTAATGCAGGGACAAACGCACCTGGCGAGGCCGTCGAGCTGCAGGGTGGCAGCACTGCCAGGCAGCGTGGGCGCCCGGCCGAATTGCAGACGAAGGGGCTGCTTGGGCTGCAGGCGGCTGACCAGGCCGTCGCTGGCGGGCAGCCAGTCCAGGCTGGGGATAAGCAGCTGGCTGGGCAGCAGGCAGCACTCGTCCACCAGCGCCTCGTCTGGCTCGCTCGCTGGGCCCTCATCGCGACCTGCAGAGACGGGTGGCCGAGGTCTCAGCACCCCTGCCTGGGGCACCGCCCGGCCACCCGGGACATGCTGGGAGCCCCTCCAGCTCAAGAGCACCAGGTCAGGGCCCCGGCTCTGCCTGCCTGGGTAACCCCAGGGTTCTCTCACCAGGTCGGGGCCCCAGCTCTGCCTGCCTACCTGGGTGACCCCGGGGTTCTCTCCCCCTTTCTGGCCTCAGTCAAGAGACTCCCTCATTCACTTAAAAAGTACTGTGCCTTgccgggcgtcgtggctcacgcctgtaatcccagcactttgggaggccgaggcgggaggatcacgaggtcaggggatcaagaccatcctggctaacacggtgaaaccccatctctaccaaaaatacaaaaaattagccgggcgtggtggcgggcgcctgtagtcccagctactcaggaggcggagcttgcagtgagtcgagatcacgccactgcactccagcctgggagacagagcgagactgtctcaaaaaaaataaataaaaagtactgTGCCTTTTCCAGACACTGGGATGTAAGAATGACGCAGCCCGCCCCCGCCCTCCTCACATACACACAACCCGACAAGGAGAGACAGCAAACGGGTGCCTGGGGTGGCTGCCATCCCAAAAGCACCCACACCGAGCACGGACCTGTGCTGGGAACTAGGGAAATGGCAGAGATCAAGGCAGAGCCATTGCCACCTGCAGGGGCTTATGTTCTGGCGGGGGACTCAGGCAGGGCTTGTGTTTTGGTAGGGAGGGGGGCCTCACAGCAGATCCAGAGCTTGGTGAGCAGGCGGAAGAGCAGGGACATGCTGTCCTGGGTATCTGAGGTGGCCGTGTACACGGGCAGGCAGCTGGGCTTCAGAAGGCCCCAGATGCGGATGACCACCATCAATTCCCGAAGCATGCCCAGCGAGGTGCCGTCCCGCAGGAAGCTGTGGCCTGGCCTCAGCAGGGAGCCCTGCTGGAAAGAGGCATCCGTGTGGCTGGGGCGGTGGAGGGCGGATGGTGATGGGATGAAGTCTCTCGGGGTCGGTGGAACCCCGACCTGGGGGCGACGGGCAGGGTCTGGGACGTTTGTGGTGGTCAGGACTGGGGTGCTCCTGGCACGGAGTGGATGGGTGCCGGGGACGCTGCTCAGCACCCTGCAGGACCCAGGACAGCCCCATTTGGAGAGTCGTCCCATCCCTGAGAGTCTTCAAGACTAACAAGACTAAGACAAGGCTCTGGCTGAGGCCAACGTCCCCACCTGCATGTGGAGGAGCAGCCACCCCCTCCCACAGCTGAGTGCCCCTGGGGGCTGTACTGGGACACGAGAGGACCAGGGAAGGGAGGCCCCAGGGTGGCCCCTGGCAGCCTAAAGCCCCACAAAAAGCACAGAGGGACTTCAAACCGTCTGTGCTTCCCCAGCAGGATGAACTGGGGAAAAGAAATCACAGCTGGGGCAGGACAGAGTGTGGGGGCAGGACAGagtgtgggggcagggggtggaggaGAGAGGTTGGAGCCCTGGTCAGGGGCACACAGGCCGTAGACCTGAAGGTGGGGGTGTGGATGGAAACTTGATTTCAAAGCCGCCCACCCCAGGCGCAGAGAGCTGGGGAGGGTAAGGGGTGggggcagcagcaggagcagggcGAACCGGGCTTCGTGTAGGGGTGGGGTTGAGAAGGGGCAaggcctgggaggcggggctttgAGAATGGGCAGGAAGGGTGTGGCCAAGGAAGGGTTTCTTGCAGAAGAAGCTTCGTGGAGGGGAGGGCTCCGAGGTGGGGCAGGGCTTCGAGAAGGGTGGGCTAGAAAGTGGGGCTTTGAGAAGAGACAGAGTCAAGAGATGGGGCTCCAAGTAGAAGTGGGGCTTCAAGTAGAGGTGGGGCCGAAGTGGTTTTGAGGGCCGGGGTCTGGGAGGCAGGGCCCTGACgaggggcggggctggggccggggagGCGGGGCCCGGGGATGGGCTGCTGcagggcccaggaggcagggccCGGATGAGGGGCGGGACCCGGGCGAGGGGCGGGGCCTCAGGGGAGAGCGCGGCGCACCTGGTTGGGTAGGCTGGCCAGCAGGTACAGCACAAAGTCGCCCACCCACTGCAAGAGTTGCTGCAGCGCCTGCAGTGTGTTCATGTCCAGGACAAATTCCTCCGTCTTGAGGTTGATCATGACCTTGTCAATGTCTGCAAGGAGACGTGGGTTGGGTCAGCTTGGGCCTCTTGTACACACAGGGTGATCTAACTGCACCCCTCAGTCCTTCGACCTGCACCGAGTGCCCACCCAGTGCCAGGACACAAGGGGACCCACACCGGGAACGAGAAGGGGGCGATGGTGTTGCCGGACAGAGAGGAACCGGGAGCCCACTGCCTGCCCACCCGGGGGCCGCTGTGCTCAGCACCAACCAGCTTCTCTTGGCCTGCAGGCCTTGGCGTGGGCAGGTCCCCATGCCAGGGCCACCAGTGCTCAGGCCTGGCCCGCTGGTGCACATCTGCCCCCTGCTCCGAGGTGAACTCTGTGAACACAGGGGCGTGTCCACActgtgcagctgcagccacccccGCCCGGCAGCTGGCGCTGGTTACACACCCAACAGATGCCTCTCGGATGGCCCCACAGAGATAACCACGACTGTGCACATGGCTCCCAGCTACCAGGAGTGCCATGTGCCCACAGTGAACTGGGTACTCCAGACAAACGATaaccctaatttttctttttttttttttttttgagatagagtctcgctctgtcgcccaggctggagtgcagtggcacaatctcagctcattgcaacctccgcctcccgggttcacttcgttctcctgcctcagcctcccgagtagctgggactacaggcacccgccaatatgcccggctgatttttgtatttttagtagagtggggtttcaccgtgttagccaggatggtctcaatctcctgacctcgtgatcctcccgcctcggcctcccaaagtgctgggattacaagcgtgagccaccatgcccagcaaccctaatttttaaaagaaacatcctgccaggcacagcggctcacgcctgtaatcccagtgctttgggaggccgaggcaagtgggaCACCACGTGTTGGGTGGGCCTGGGCAAGCTGCTTagcctctctgcctcagtctccttatgGCAAAACGGAAGACGGAGCAGACCTGTCGCACAGGACCTGGGTGCCGGGTCTCGGCCTGGGAGcagcatctcagcccccaggggtAGAGAGAGGtggaaagatcgcttgagctcaggaagtcaagaccagcctgggcaacacagtgagaccctgttgctacaaaaaattaaaaaccaggtgtggtggtgcatgcctgtaatcccagctactcagaggctgaggcaagattgcttgagcccagaaggcagaggctgcactgagctgggattgcgccacCACGCTGcaacctggatgacacagtgagagcctgtctctaaaaggCTGGGTGTAGTGTAATCCCAGCCTTTAGGCTgtatgccagcactttaggaggccaaggcaggcggatcatttgaggtcaggagttcgagaccagcctggccaacatggtaaaaccccgtctctactaaaaatacaaaaatcagccaggcatggtggctcgtgcctgtaatcccagctacttgggaggctgaggcaggagaatcacttgaaccagagaggcagaggctgcagtgagctgagatcgcaccactgcactccagcctgggggagagagtaagaccctatctcagaagagtaaaaagaataaataaaaataaaataaatcaatgaaagcAGCCTCGAGGCCCCAGGCGCGGAACGGGACCCACCGACGTCGGTGATCTTGGCGCAGATCTCCGTCAGCCGGTCGCCGGGGCTCTTGTCGGGCGTGTTGAGGAAGTGAGGGCGCAGCAGCGACTTCAGGGTGGAGCTGATAGCGATGAGGAAGAGCTTGGTGTGGTAGTCGCACACGCGGGTGACCGTGCAAGGTGACAGCTTGCAGAGCGAGGCCTTCATGGCCAGGATCCGGGTGGAGAGGACCTGGGGGCAGGAAGCCGGGTCACCCTAAGGGGTCAGAGCAGAGGCGCCCGCCAAGGCTCCAGCCGGGGAGAAGAGCAGCTCGACTCTGACACCAGGCACTCGGTCAGCTGGGCAAGCTGCTTCGCCTCTGCACCTCAGCAACCTCATGGCGAAATAGGTGTGGAAGACCAGGCGCACAGGACCAGGTGCTGGGTTCTCAGCTGGGAGCGGCTCTGCCTCTGTGGCGCGGGCGGTGGGGGGCTGgtgatgtctggagacatttttagttgtcacCACTGGGGGTGCCCCTGCCAAGTAACAGGTGGAGGCTGCTCAACAGGACACCCCCATCCCAGAGGCTGCTGCAGCCCCCGATGTCCACGGTGCCTGCAGGGAGAGACCCTGGTCTAgcgagaaagaatgaatgagctgaagcattttgggaggctgaggttggaggattcctggaggctgggagttgGAGAGCCTGTGTGACATaggacaccccatctctacaaaaaatataaataactaaacaaaaatgaaacgCTTGGCACACAGGGACGGCCCAAGGAGGGAGAGGGCGAGGTCTCGCCATCACTAGCACTGTCACTAGCTACAGATCCCAGCCACGCGGGGGTTTAGCGTCGCAGCCCCTGCCTGGGTCTCACGTGTTTCTCGGCAGGCTGTGCCGTGAAtgggatttttttcccattttatcttTGTATTGGTTCTTGGTGGCACAGAGGAAAACAACTGAAGTTTAGAGGGCTGGTCCCACAGGCAGCTGCCAGCTGAGCTCATTAGATCTGAGGTCCTTCGCAGACACTCAGGGATTGCAGACACATGACCACATGACCACATCACTGCAAGGGACCCTTCTGGCGCGCGGGCCTCCATATCTGCTCTCTCCTCTCCTGACAGGCGGGCCTCTGTGTGTTCATCTTCTGACCGTGTTGCCTGAGGCCTCACACCACAGGGCCACTGGGTGTGCACCCTGGAACCCGTCACATTCTGAGAGGATGGCTTAGAAAGATACCTCCAGACTGGGAACACTGGAGAGGGGAGCCGTCCCGGGGGAACAGGCCTTACCTGTGGGGCTTAATGTGTTACAGAGAAAACTTCCCAGgtaaggagggaaagaaagtgcTTCTATGAGGTGCAGCTTTACCGGACGGGCCTCTGGGAGTACACCCCATGTGCAGCCTCACCTGCCGCAGGCTAcctgcctctcctgccctccGCCTGCCATAGAGCCCCCGACCTGCCACAGGCAAACCCCCCCAGCTGCTACCACAACCCCCACATCTGCCATGGGGACCTCTACAACTGCTGCAGAGACCTCCCCCACCCTCCAAGGGACCCCCCTCCCTGCTGCTGGCCCCTCACCACGGGGCCCCTGCCTGCCACGGGCCCCCACCTGCCACGGGCCCCCACCTGCTGCAGGGCGGCGGTCTGGCGCGTGTACTCCTCATGCAGCTTCTCCACCAGGCTCTGCACCATGCTGGGCTGCACGTGCAGCAGGATGTCCCACCAATCGTAGCCAGTCACCATGCAGTACTCCAGCAGGAAGAGCAGGTGCCGCAGCGCCAGCCCCACCTCCAGCGGGTGgcccatggagggtgagaggCGGAGCATGCTCAGCTGCCAGAGACAGAGCCCAGGGAGAGCCAGGTGAGACGTGGGGCTGCGACCTCAGCCGGGAGGGGCATGAGGCCCTGGGGCTGAGGCGCGTGTTGTTGGGGGTAGGGAAGGGACCTACCCGGCGGCTTCTCTCCAGGGTGGCTCTGGGCCCAGGCCATGAGGGAGGGGTAGTTCTTTACCGACTCTACTCCAGAGGCTCCAGACCGACCCGTGGGCCAGCAAGCAGCCCACGACTGTGGGTGTGCAGGCCTGTGTGTACACACCCGTGTGTGGTCCTGTGTGTACACGCCCGTGTGTGGTCCTGTGTGCACGCCCAAGTGTGggtctgtgtttgtgtgcatgtgtctgtaccTTTCTGTCAGGGTCATGGACAATGCCTCTGTGAACAGGGAAGGAACCCTCCCTGAGCCCCGACTACACTGGATGCCGAGCTGGGCTTACACTCATCTCCTTTACCTGAGGAGTCTACCCTGTGAAAGGCGGTCCTCCCAGCAGCTCCTAGTTACGAAGCTCCTAACATGTACTGTGGGACACCCCAGGGACCTCGCTGAACAAGACGAAGCCATCACACAGATGAGGCAGCGCAGGTAGGGGCTGGCGAGGGGCTTGCACCTGCGGTGCCTTCCGCAGGGGGACGCCTCCCTCTGGCACCCACCAGCCCCGGCCCCACGTGCCCCGGCAGCTCACCTTCCCCTGGCTGTCAATGCCCACCAGAGCCAGGGAGGTCCAGGAGAGCTGCATGGCCTTAAAGTGGACGGCGGGGCCTGCGCTGCGGAGGCGCTTGACGGCCGGCTCGTCCACGGGCCTCGGGGCCGCGGAGCTGTAGAAGACGGCCATGGTCTGCAGTGAGAGCCGGTGCACGATGTGGACGCTGCCATCGTGGAAGGCCAAGGCCAGCCCTGCGGGGCACAGGCACTGCTTACACATGGGCAGGGCCCAGGACACGCCCACCGGGGAGGGGCCGCCTGCTCTGCAGGGTGTGGAGAGCCGAGGCTGCCCATCTAGGGGGTCAGCCCCCGCCAACCGGCATCCAGTGCCTGTGCCCCCCAGCCACTCTTTCTTTAGTTACAAAGTCCCTGAGCCCCAGGGGAGCAGGAGCCAGCAGCCTTGGCCACACTGCTCCCAGCTGGGGCCATGTCCTGGCTGACGCACCCCTCAAGGAGCACGGGGGAGGAGGGCGCTACAGGTGGGGGACCAAGGGTTGGGGCTCCTGGAATCCCAAAGAGAAGCATCTTAGGGTGGTGGGCTGGGGCTGTCAGTCACACTGGGGTCTGCCTCTGTACGAAGGCTGGGGGGAGGTGGGGTCCAGAGCCCAAAGCTCATGGAAAAGAGGATATGAAAGGAGTCCCTGCAGTAGAGAGGCTGGAAAATGGGGCATAAACCTAGGGTTTTGGAGCAGGGAACCGCATCCCCTCAACCTCTCTGCAGGCTCCGAGGAACGGCCCTGAGCCCTGAGCGGGTTTTGATAAATGCTCTTTCCAGGGAACCACAGAAAAACGGGAGCTGGGGGAAGGAAGGGCCTGAGCTAGGGTGGACTTGTCCCCACTTTACAGCTGAGCAAACAAGGTCAGCACCACAGAGTGCACAGACTCACTCAGGGGCACTGATGCCATGGTTTGATCTCAGGACCCACATTACAGCTGCTGCAGCACAGAAAGGAGAGGTGCTGCCTACCCAGAGAGGGGTTCTGCCAAGTTCCCCCATGCTATCTTGTTGATTTGCAAGGACTCTTTACATATTAAAGAGCACTGGATCTGTCTGCCAGCTTCACAGATCCTGAAAGATGGGATCTGCCTCCTAACTGGGAACCCAtcagaacccaggaggctgagctcccACAGTCCCATGGCCTGTGCTCAGGGTCCACCTCCCCTGGTGTGAGCTCCCACGACCCCGTGGCCTGTGCTCAGGGTCCACGTCCCCTGGTGTGAGCTCCCACAGCCCCGTGGCCTGTGCTCAGGGTCCACCTCCCCTGGTGTGAGCTCCCACGACCCCGTGGCCTGTGCTCAGGGTCCACGTCCCCTGGTGTGAGCTCCCACAGCCCCGTGGCCTGTGCTCAGGGTCCACCTCCCCTGGTGTGAGCTCCCACGACCCCGTGGCCTGTGCTCAGGGTCCACGTCCCCTGGTGTGAGCTCCCACAGCCCCGTGGCCTGCGCTCAGGGCCCACCTCCCTTGGTGTGAGCTGAGGCCCCGCGTGGCTGTCACTGGCTCCACCGTACCGAGGCCAGGGTAGAACTGTGTGTCGCTGGCCACCTTGAGGTCGGTGTTGGTGAGCGAGATGGGCAGCTTGGGCAGTGCCACGGCCGACACACGGTCCAGATCGTTGGTGGCCGACAGGATCCGCCATTTGAGAATCGTGGGCTGTTTGTCACCAACTGAAAAATCAGGGACAGGAAAacaggaaggcagtggagtgaaGACAGGCTCAGACAGCCGCAGGAGCCCAGCACGGCCTGGCGTGCAACCCGCCCAGTGTCCTTCCCAGGTCTCATGCCGCCCTGCTCCCATGCCCGGaagaccaggcctggccaatccGAGCACTCTGTGCCTCGGCCACTCATTGGTTCCGGGACGGGCACGTGACCCACGGTGGGCCCTGGGATTTCACAGAAACCTGCAGGGCGGCGCCATCTCGCCCCCTTGATGGAGCGGACAGTGGGGAGACGGCGCCAACTCAGACCTGCAGCCATGCAAACCCTAACACTTGCTCGGCCTTAGCCAGCTGAGCCGGGATTTCCATCCCTCCTCATCTACAATTCCAATAAAGCCATGCGGGACGGTCGCACCCACAGATCTGCTGCCTGGCAGCCCCTATGTGAAGACGCAGCTCCTCCCAACGGGGCAGAGACTTCTGGGAATCTTGGGCCAAGTGTTAGCAAATGTGACACggccgggcacagcagctcacgcctgccatcccaggactttgggaagccaacgcCAGAGGATGgcctgatcccaggagttcaatgaacaacacagcaagaccccatctctacaaaaaacacaataaacattagctgggtgtagtggtgcaagcctgcacacgcctgtagtcccagctactcaggaggctgaggtaggaggactgctcgagcccaggaagatgaggctgcagtgagccaaggtcacatcactgcactccagcctgggc is a window encoding:
- the MED16 gene encoding mediator of RNA polymerase II transcription subunit 16 isoform X4; the protein is MCDLRRPAAGGMMDLAYVCEWEKWSKSSHCPSVPLACAWSCRNLIAFTMDLRSDDQDLTRMIHILDTEHPWDLHSIPSEHHEAITCLEWDQSGSRLLSADADGQIKCWSMADHLANSWESSVGSLVEGDPIVALSWLHNGVKLALHVEKSGASSFGEKFSRVKFSPSLTLFGGKPMEGWIAVTVSGLVTVSLLKPSGQVLTSTESLCRLRGRVALADIAFTGGGNIVVATADGSSTSPVQFYKVCVSVVSEKCRIDTEILPSLFMRCTTDLNRKDKFPAITHLKFLARDMSEQVLLCASSQTSSIVECWSLRKEGLPVNNIFQQISPVVGDKQPTILKWRILSATNDLDRVSAVALPKLPISLTNTDLKVASDTQFYPGLGLALAFHDGSVHIVHRLSLQTMAVFYSSAAPRPVDEPAVKRLRSAGPAVHFKAMQLSWTSLALVGIDSQGKLSMLRLSPSMGHPLEVGLALRHLLFLLEYCMVTGYDWWDILLHVQPSMVQSLVEKLHEEYTRQTAALQQVLSTRILAMKASLCKLSPCTVTRVCDYHTKLFLIAISSTLKSLLRPHFLNTPDKSPGDRLTEICAKITDVDIDKVMINLKTEEFVLDMNTLQALQQLLQWVGDFVLYLLASLPNQGSLLRPGHSFLRDGTSLGMLRELMVVIRIWGLLKPSCLPVYTATSDTQDSMSLLFRLLTKLWICCRDEGPASEPDEALVDECCLLPSQLLIPSLDWLPASDGLVSRLQPKQPLRLQFGRAPTLPGSAATLQLDGLARAPGQPKIDHLRRLHLGACPTEECKACTRCGCVTMLKSPNRTTAVKQWEQRWIKNCLAVEGRGPDACMTNRAAEEVPAFVQLGPQSTHRPPRTPRSLDRPHPEDRP
- the MED16 gene encoding mediator of RNA polymerase II transcription subunit 16 isoform X11, with amino-acid sequence MCDLRRPAAGGMMDLAYVCEWEKWSKSSHCPSVPLACAWSCRNLIAFTMDLRSDDQDLTRMIHILDTEHPWDLHSIPSEHHEAITCLEWDQSGSRLLSADADGQIKCWSMADHLANSWESSVGSLVEGDPIVALSWLHNGVKLALHVEKSGASSFGEKFSRVKFSPSLTLFGGKPMEGWIAVTVSGLVTVSLLKPSGQVLTSTESLCRLRGRVALADIAFTGGGNIVVATADGSSTSPVQFYKVCVSVVSEKCRIDTEILPSLFMRCTTDLNRKDKFPAITHLKFLARDMSEQVLLCASSQTSSIVECWSLRKEGLPVNNIFQQISPVVGDKQPTILKWRILSATNDLDRVSAVALPKLPISLTNTDLKVASDTQFYPGLGLALAFHDGSVHIVHRLSLQTMAVFYSSAAPRPVDEPAVKRLRSAGPAVHFKAMQLSWTSLALVGIDSQGKLSMLRLSPSMGHPLEVGLALRHLLFLLEYCMVTGYDWWDILLHVQPSMVQSLVEKLHEEYTRQTAALQQVLSTRILAMKASLCKLSPCTVTRVCDYHTKLFLIAISSTLKSLLRPHFLNTPDKSPGDRLTEICAKITDVDIDKVMINLKTEEFVLDMNTLQALQQLLQWVGDFVLYLLASLPNQVAMRAQRASQTRRWWTSAACCPASCLSPAWTGCPPATAWSAACSPSSPFVCNSAGRPRCLAVLPPCSSTASPGPRASPRSTTCGGCTLAPAPRRNARPAPGAAVSPCSSHPTGPRR
- the MED16 gene encoding mediator of RNA polymerase II transcription subunit 16 isoform X5 translates to MCDLRRPAAGGMMDLAYVCEWEKWSKSSHCPSVPLACAWSCRNLIAFTMDLRSDDQDLTRMIHILDTEHPWDLHSIPSEHHEAITCLEWDQSGSRLLSADADGQIKCWSMADHLANSWESSVGSLVEGDPIVALSWLHNGVKLALHVEKSGASSFGEKFSRVKFSPSLTLFGGKPMEGWIAVTVSGLVTVSLLKPSGQVLTSTESLCRLRGRVALADIAFTGGGNIVVATADGSSTSPVQFYKVCVSVVSEKCRIDTEILPSLFMRCTTDLNRKDKFPAITHLKFLARDMSEQVLLCASSQTSSIVECWSLRKEGLPVNNIFQQISPVVGDKQPTILKWRILSATNDLDRVSAVALPKLPISLTNTDLKVASDTQFYPGLGLALAFHDGSVHIVHRLSLQTMAVFYSSAAPRPVDEPAVKRLRSAGPAVHFKAMQLSWTSLALVGIDSQGKLSMLRLSPSMGHPLEVGLALRHLLFLLEYCMVTGYDWWDILLHVQPSMVQSLVEKLHEEYTRQTAALQQVLSTRILAMKASLCKLSPCTVTRVCDYHTKLFLIAISSTLKSLLRPHFLNTPDKSPGDRLTEICAKITDVDIDKVMINLKTEEFVLDMNTLQALQQLLQWVGDFVLYLLASLPNQQGSLLRPGHSFLRDGTSLGMLRELMVVIRIWGLLKPSCLPVYTATSDTQDSMSLLFRLLTKLWICCRDEGPASEPDEALVDECCLLPSQLLIPSLDWLPASDGLVSRLQPKQPLRLQFGRAPTLPGSAATLQLDGLARLECSSAILAHRNLCLPGSNDSLTSSCPVAGITGISHHTQVFFVFLVQMGFCHVGQAGLELLTSSDPPALASQSDGITGVSHRAGLAVQGALP
- the MED16 gene encoding mediator of RNA polymerase II transcription subunit 16 isoform X6; this encodes MCDLRRPAAGGMMDLAYVCEWEKWSKSSHCPSVPLACAWSCRNLIAFTMDLRSDDQDLTRMIHILDTEHPWDLHSIPSEHHEAITCLEWDQSGSRLLSADADGQIKCWSMADHLANSWESSVGSLVEGDPIVALSWLHNGVKLALHVEKSGASSFGEKFSRVKFSPSLTLFGGKPMEGWIAVTVSGLVTVSLLKPSGQVLTSTESLCRLRGRVALADIAFTGGGNIVVATADGSSTSPVQFYKVCVSVVSEKCRIDTEILPSLFMRCTTDLNRKDKFPAITHLKFLARDMSEQVLLCASSQTSSIVECWSLRKEGLPVNNIFQQISPVVGDKQPTILKWRILSATNDLDRVSAVALPKLPISLTNTDLKVASDTQFYPGLGLALAFHDGSVHIVHRLSLQTMAVFYSSAAPRPVDEPAVKRLRSAGPAVHFKAMQLSWTSLALVGIDSQGKLSMLRLSPSMGHPLEVGLALRHLLFLLEYCMVTGYDWWDILLHVQPSMVQSLVEKLHEEYTRQTAALQQVLSTRILAMKASLCKLSPCTVTRVCDYHTKLFLIAISSTLKSLLRPHFLNTPDKSPGDRLTEICAKITDVDIDKVMINLKTEEFVLDMNTLQALQQLLQWVGDFVLYLLASLPNQGSLLRPGHSFLRDGTSLGMLRELMVVIRIWGLLKPSCLPVYTATSDTQDSMSLLFRLLTKLWICCRDEGPASEPDEALVDECCLLPSQLLIPSLDWLPASDGLVSRLQPKQPLRLQFGRAPTLPGSAATLQLDGLARLECSSAILAHRNLCLPGSNDSLTSSCPVAGITGISHHTQVFFVFLVQMGFCHVGQAGLELLTSSDPPALASQSDGITGVSHRAGLAVQGALP
- the MED16 gene encoding mediator of RNA polymerase II transcription subunit 16 isoform X8; this encodes MCDLRRPAAGGMMDLAYVCEWEKWSKSSHCPSVPLACAWSCRNLIAFTMDLRSDDQDLTRMIHILDTEHPWDLHSIPSEHHEAITCLEWDQSGSRLLSADADGQIKCWSMADHLANSWESSVGSLVEGDPIVALSWLHNGVKLALHVEKSGASSFGEKFSRVKFSPSLTLFGGKPMEGWIAVTVSGLVTVSLLKPSGQVLTSTESLCRLRGRVALADIAFTGGGNIVVATADGSSTSPVQFYKVCVSVVSEKCRIDTEILPSLFMRCTTDLNRKDKFPAITHLKFLARDMSEQVLLCASSQTSSIVECWSLRKEGLPVNNIFQQISPVVGDKQPTILKWRILSATNDLDRVSAVALPKLPISLTNTDLKVASDTQFYPGLGLALAFHDGSVHIVHRLSLQTMAVFYSSAAPRPVDEPAVKRLRSAGPAVHFKAMQLSWTSLALVGIDSQGKLSMLRLSPSMGHPLEVGLALRHLLFLLEYCMVTGYDWWDILLHVQPSMVQSLVEKLHEEYTRQTAALQQVLSTRILAMKASLCKLSPCTVTRVCDYHTKLFLIAISSTLKSLLRPHFLNTPDKSPGDRLTEICAKITDVDIDKVMINLKTEEFVLDMNTLQALQQLLQWVGDFVLYLLASLPNQQGSLLRPGHSFLRDGTSLGMLRELMVVIRIWGLLKPSCLPVYTATSDTQDSMSLLFRLLTKLWICCRDEGPASEPDEALVDECCLLPSQLLIPSLDWLPASDGLVSRLQPKQPLRLQFGRAPTLPGSAATLQLDGLARAPGQPKIDHLRRLHLGACPTEECKACTRCGCVTMLKSPNRTTAVKQWEQRWIKNCLCGGLWWRVPLSYP